Part of the Actinomycetota bacterium genome is shown below.
GCAACCCCAGGAACGAGGGGAAGGGCGGATTCCTCAGGATCATGGGCCCCTTCAACCAGTCCAACACCTTCGGGCGGTATCTGATGCTTCTGACGGTCTTCGGCGTGGCGCTCTGGCCCCACCTGGAACCGCCCCTCAAGAGGTGGATGACCGGCATCCTCGCCGGCTGCGCCGTCTGCCTTCCGCTCACCTACACCCGGAGCGCGATCATCGGCGCCGGCCTGGGCCTGCTGGTGGTCGGGCTACTTCAAAGCAAGAAGCTCATCCTGGGGCTGGTGCTGGCTTCAATGCTTGCTCTGGCCCTGATCCCCCAGCTCGGTTCCCGCTTCTCCCAGCTGGCCGAGGCCTCCGAGAGCACGACCCACAACGGCAACTCGCTCCAATGGCGCCTGGACTACTGGGGCGAGGTGGTCACGCTTGCGCGGCGCAGTCCGGTCTGGGGAATCGGCCTGGGCCAGACCCAGCGCCTCACCGAGGCGCAGAAGCAGCCGCACAACGACGTGCTGCGCGCCTTCGTCGAAACCGGCCTGCTCGGACTGGCCGCCTATCTGCTCAGCCTGGCGGCGATGGCGAGGGTGGCCTACCTTGCAGTAACCGCGACCGCAAAAAATCGCCACCAGATGTCCATTCGAAGCGGCGTGGCGGTAGGCTTTGCAGGTTGTGTCGTGGCGTTCATCTCGGTGAGTCTTGTTGCCAACGTCATTACCAACGTGGTGAACCTTTGGTATTTCCTAACATTTGCCGCCGCGGCCTCGTGTGTCGCCCGGAGTAGCGAGAGGACGAGCCAGTGGAGATCAGCGACTATCTCAACTTAGTCCGCAAGCGGATCCGGCTGTTCCTCCTGGTTCCGGTCCTGGCCGCTGCACTGGTCGTCGTCGCCATGCTTTTGACCACCGACGAACGCTACGTCACGAACGCCACAGTCACGGTTTCCAGCCTCGGAGGCGCCGCCGGGAGCCAGTTCACCGGCGCGCAGGGAAACCGCATGCTGCTGGAGACCTTCGGCGCCGCTGCGGCGACCCCGACCGTCCTGCAGAAGGTGTCGGAGAAGACCTCGGTTCCCCTGGAGACGCTGCAACAGCCGGGCTCGATAACCGTCGCCCCCATCGGCGAGAGCAGCCTGGTGAGGGTCACCAC
Proteins encoded:
- a CDS encoding O-antigen ligase family protein; translation: ITFCLVAGASGLAGISGMAGQNKLAFVLPLAVALALALGLLAITRFDAYVLVLLAARASLDLAQLSGSRGGGGLARAIDPAGLLGIQFIVLATFWLAAQYRARTLERPSPLAQALSVFIAACGLSLVSSRDLLPSAIELSRVLTAVVMFVVLEQLMTNPILLRRGLMAVYASALFPLAFTAFGFLTGNPRNEGKGGFLRIMGPFNQSNTFGRYLMLLTVFGVALWPHLEPPLKRWMTGILAGCAVCLPLTYTRSAIIGAGLGLLVVGLLQSKKLILGLVLASMLALALIPQLGSRFSQLAEASESTTHNGNSLQWRLDYWGEVVTLARRSPVWGIGLGQTQRLTEAQKQPHNDVLRAFVETGLLGLAAYLLSLAAMARVAYLAVTATAKNRHQMSIRSGVAVGFAGCVVAFISVSLVANVITNVVNLWYFLTFAAAASCVARSSERTSQWRSATIST